GATTTTTAATACCTAAAGTCATGTTAATCTAATGTCCGCTTTCTGTGTTTTTAATCAAATTAGAATTATTGACTTTACATATTTCTGTTGATATTTATCACAGTTTTATTATCTAACGCAGGACTGTTTTGTGTCAGATTACTCATCGCAAGATAAGTCAGGGCTAACGTCCGGTTTCGTATCATTGAAGAAAGCGTCCATGCTTTTAGAGGTATTAAATATCTGTTGCTTCAGAAAGCTCAAGCGCATCATCTACTTCAACGCCAAGGTAACGAACCGTACTTTCTAGTTTCGTATGCCCAAGTAATATTTGCACTGCTCTCAAATTTTTTGTTTTCTTATAGATTAAAGATGCTTTAGTTCGCCTCATGGTATGAGTGCCATATAATGTGACATCTAAACCTATACTTGAGATCCAGTTTTTAACGATCCTTGCATATTGACGAGTAGTTAAATGAAACCCTTTTTTGACTCTACTGCCAAACAAATAATCACCAGGTCTAAGTGATTTTTGTGCTATCCACGCTTTTAGTGAATCTCTAGTTTTAGGGGTTAATTCAAATTGAACTGAACTACCTGTCTTCTGCTGAATAAGCATGGCTCTAGACTGGACATTAGCTCCATGAGCAATATCCAAAACCTTCAATTTAATAAAATCACAGGCGCGTAATTTACAGTCTAACGCCAAATTAAACATCGTTAATTCTCGCAGATTATTTGCTAGCTCTAACCTTATTCTAATTGACCATATTTCTTCGAGTTTTAGGGGAAGTTTTTGACCAACTAGTTTACCTTTATTCCAGGAGGTATTTCTTGAAGTTGATTTACTGTCATACATGATAGTGCTCCTTTTTAAGAGACTATAAGTATGGCTTAAAACAATGAAATTTATTTAAAACAGAAATTATGTGTATGTAAGAGAATAATGCTTCATTTAGCCAATTATTGACCTTATCGGTTGTCTGATTAGAATGATTTACCTGAAACGGATAAATACATTTCAGCGTCATAAATAGAATAAAAGCTTTTAAGAATCTTTCGTTTTACAATATTTGCGCTTCTTCATGTTCGGGAGGGGATTGACTGTAGAATATACCTAACCATGTTTTGACAAGTAAGTAAGGTGGTTTTTGAATATATGGCATAGTTAGTGTGCCTTGCTAAATAAAATTTAAATGTAGTAGAGTTTTTAATTGCGCAGTTTTTAGATGAAAATTAATAATTATTTTATATGATAATCGTGCAAATCAGATATTGATTTTTATCTTGTAAATCTGAAAAAATTTAGCCAAATAATAAGGACGTTGATCAATGAAAAAAATATGTTTGATATTGTGTATTGCTACGGTTTTATTCCCAACAGCTATCAAAGCAAATGAATCAATTAAAATAGCAACCTTTAACATTCAAATATTTGGTGAAACAAAAGCAGCTAAGCCAAATGTTATGAATGAGTTAGCTTCAATAATTAGAAAGTACGATATTGTGGCAGTTCAAGAAATAAAAAACTCTAAAGGTAATGTCCCGCCTTTTTTTAAAGAAACAATCAACTCTGACGGTTCACGCTATGATTATGTTATTAGTGAGCGTGGAGGTAAACAACCCGACGATAAGAGAAGCCAAGAGCAATACGCTTACTTTTATAACACTGATAAAATCTCGCTAGTTCAAGATATGGGACTTTATGATGACTCTGGGACAGATGACTTTCAAAGAGAACCATACGTTGCAAGATTTCAAACTGTTATGGGCGATTTTAGTTTTGTATTAATTACTGTTCATACAAAGCCTGATGAGGCCGTAAATGAAATAAAAGCACTTCATCATGTATTTGTGTGGGCTAAATCAATTACACCCCAAGAAGATGATTATATTGCTCTTGGTGATTTTAATGCAGGGTGTGACTATGCTAATTCAACCGACTTCACTAATACAGCTATAGTAAACTACTATAAATGGATAGTGCCAGAAAATGCCGACACTAATTTTTCTGATAATACTGCTTGTGCTTATGACCGTATCATTATGACCAGAGGCACTGATATTGAATACTTGAATAAGTGGGGGATCGATAGTGTTTCAAGTAAAAAAGTATCTGACCACTTTCCTGTTTGGGCAGAGTTTTCAGCGAAAGACCAATAGGCAAGTATTAGCCAATAGCTGACATTAGCTTTTGTTAATCAATGTAAGTATTTAATACAGCATCAGTCAAGGTTCACCTTTGCTTGTTGAACTGATTCAGGATCATTACTGATATTCACGCAATTACATAGGCTTAACATAAGGCACCTATTGATGAAAAGTATAATAGTACCCAAGTTAAAGTGAAATTAATTGTTTTAGTTCCTAACACAGTGAATATATGGGATATTAATATAAAGTCATGGGAGTGAATTACTGAGAAATCTCAATAATAATAGTTAGATGATAAGGAATATCGATGTACCCAAAAGATAAATATGAGTGGAAAGTCATCCTCTGGGGATTAGGATGTATATTCTTTGGTGCCTTTTTGTCACTGATTGAATCAGATTGGCAATGGCTAGAAAGATCTGGTTCTCTTGTTGTCATTGTGGCTCTACGATTTTTCTGGCGTGATAGAGTCGATAGAGATGAAGCTTTCATTAAAGAGATGGCAGACTACGAGAAAGAATGTAGAGAAACTTTAGATCAGATAACGTCAAAAACCGATTTTTCAAAAACAAAGTTAATCCTATATTACAAAGTAGATGAAGATAAAGCTAAAGAGATAATAGAAATGCAGCGCACAAGGTATACAAATATTGAGGTAAACCTTGCTATATTTGGCACTTTTATTTGGGGCTATGGCAAACCTGTAGCATGTGCAATCTGGGAGATAGGCAGTTGTGCTTAACAAGGAAGTATTTTGAAAACGTATAAATATTTAGGGAAAGTAGCGTCAAAATGTTTTCTGAAAGAGCAAACAATTAGAATATCCCAACCAAAAGCATTTAATGACCCATTTGAACTCCAACTGGAATTTCATGTGACTGATATCAAGTTTAAACAAGGGGAAGTTTCTTGCAAGTTTGTTCCTCATGGACATGAATCTTTATTTGAAAAATATATTTTGACAAAGTCATCAAATGAAACTCAATTGGCAAAGCTAAATAATGATAAAATATTTTCACAAATAAATGAAAGTATAGGGTTTTTATGTCTCACCCAAGCAGATACATTAATCCCTAGTAACTTATTAATGTGGTCCCATTACGCTGAATCACATCAAGGGATAGTCATTGAATTTGAACCTCAGAGTGAGTACATTCTTAAATCAAGGCCAGTACATTATTACCCTCGAAGACCTATTATTGATTCTAAATTATTAAGTGAAAATGAATATGTAGCGATTGATGACCTATATTTTAAGTCTGATGTATGGGCTTATGAAAATGAGATAAGAATAGCTAAAAGCCTTTCTGAGTGTAAGAACTTAGGTGCAAAAGATGCAATGAATAACGATATTTATGTATCTGATATACCGTTAGGTAGTATTAAGTCTAAGGCGCTTCCGCCCCATTCCGGCATATAAAATCAACTTTATACTATATACTCCCTAGCAATCTACTCGGTCGCTAGGGAGTGGAAGTTATTTTAAATTAAAGGTTGGGAAGTCCAAAAAGTAGAATCCCCATATATCTGTATAATCAGGCTTTTACCCTTTTTAAATACTTAATGTAACTAAAAAGGTCACCAATTTTGGACTAAACAGTTATTGAACTATTTAATGTTGTTTAATAACTGTGGTGTACCGAATGCTGAAAGCTCACCACCAGCTTTGACAACAATTTTAGCCCAAAAGTCTTTAAGTGAATTAAGCACAGCTTGTGAAGAATAGGCTTTTCCTCCCATCACATAACCACCACCAATAATAAAAACCTCTACCGAAGACAGCGCATTTTCAGGAATTAACAGTGAGTACTTTGCAAATTCAGTATCTGCATCAATAACACGTACTCTACCATTAGAGTAAAAGCTTGATACATCCGAATTTTCTATCATGTCAGAAATAAGGATAAGGATTTTTCTTCCTTTATATTCATCTGAGAAGAGCGTTTTAGATACTGACATTAACGTGCCAGCTAACTCCGTCTTAGGATAAATCTGTTCGCTGTCGTGGAAAGACTCTTTCAGCTTTTCATGAACAAGACGAATAGCAATGTTCGCTTGCTTTTCCATACAAGAATGGAACTTGTTTAGCTTGATACGATTCATTGCGTTGCTCTGGTCTTCGGTTAAGCCTGTGTCAAAAGTGCCGTCGAAAGTAACGCCTGTATAGCGCCCTTGTGCATTTGCAGAGAAAGGAACGATACGTATGCGATCACCACTTTTTAATAACTGCTCAACTTGCATGTGTACTGATTTTTTAAGATTGGTATCAAGGTTAACGGTTTGATCAAGCATAACCACAACATCACGTTGATATGTGGATGGCTTTTGGTCTTTGATATCAGCATATTCATAGCACGAAATAATATCATCTCGTGCTGTTTGTGCTGCTGAATTCAAGCTTAATGCGGCAATCATTAATGTTGCTAGTGTCTTTTTCATTACAGCTTTCCTTCCTCTTTAAGTTTTTCAAGGATACGAACGCGTTGTTCTTCAGATGTTTCAACTTTCTTTTGCGCTTCAGCAATAAGTTGCCTTTCTACTTCTTCATCGCTTAATTCTTGACCCTTCACCTCTTGAAGTAATTGAAGCTCTATCTCTTCATCAGAAAATGGTGTTTCAGAATTTTGTAAAGGGCTAGATTTGATCTTAATATGCTCTCTGTCTCTGTCCTGCATTGTTTGTGTGCGACGATTGCGACTGGCCATCGACTGTTCAGTTTCTTCTTCGACATAATCCAAAAAGGTGCGTGATGAAGCAGAGTTAATAAGCATATCAACACTGCTATTCATTGTTTCACCACTTAGCGCTCTAGCCATTCTTGACTGAAGGTTGCTAAGTGTTTTCTGTGCTCGCTGAGCAATATTCTTTGCTGCGTTGTCCATCGCATTTTCATATTGTGCTTTGGTTTTATACTTATGTGTACTTACCCAAGCCGTTTTAGAGTGCTTACCAACGAAACCGAATTTATACGACACCCATGTAGCAAAAGCTTGTAGCACTAGAAATAGAATGGCGAGCATACCAAACGTTGCCCAGCTTCCTTCTTTCGTTGCTCGACAGATTTCAGATTCACCTTTTTCTCTAGCGTCTCTAGAAATTTTTTGTGCTTCAGCTGGAGGTAAGGGGGTTGTGCTGTACAGATCATCAAGATTTACTGAAGCACTACCTCCCATCTCATCGCCTGCAATACACATCGTGTCTTGCGTCTGGGCTATTTCTAATGTTTTTACACGCACATATGTAATGATCATACCAATAATAACGATAGCAATAACTGCTGAGGCACTGAATGTGTGTTTCTTCTTAGGTGAGTTTATATCTAGCCTATCTAAACGACGTTTGTAGGTTGGCTTATTCTCATCAGAAAAATTCTCGATCTCGAAATCTTCTTCAATAGCATCGAGGGTCTTAGGTCGAGTTTCTGGGTCATCGACTTTCCAGTTATTACGTATCCTACCTAATATGTCATTTTGGTAAATTTCGTGTCCCATTAAATGTGTTAAGAACGCAAGGATGACAGCAAAAGCAATTGCAACAATCCACGTCATAATGACGCGAGTGTTCTCAGATGCACTAAGGTCAATAAATCCACTCATGGTGTAACTGAAACCCCACGCTTCAAGTAAAAGCACACCAAAAAGGCCTATTAGCATAAAAGCGCCAAGGGGCTTTCTGCCTGACTCACCCACGATAGAAAGGTATCTTTTACACGCTTCGTAGTATTCACCGTCTTTATGGATTTTACAGTATAGCTCACCATAATTCTGACAGACTACATTTTCAGAGTGAAACCATCTGCCATTTACATCTGGGTTTTTAGCTAGCGAACGCACTTTACTCGTAAGAAAATTGTTGTATTTAAAGTTTTTCCACCATAGACGCAGCGCATCCCAGTTGGTGTAAGAAAAGTAGAACAATATTGCTAACGTAATAGCAATAACTACCAATATATCTCTGTAGGTTTTAAGTAATACAATTAAATCCATAGTTTTATCCTTTAACTAACGTCATGTTAAACGCTTTAGCCATAAGTTCATTTTGCTCTTGATAGATAATCGCGCTGGCTTTAGTCAATTGTTCGCCATTTGTAGAGAATACGACATCTGAGCATTTCATTAAATCGTTATCGTTTTTTCCATACATTCGAAGAAGCACAGTACCATCGCCTTTGTAAGTTTCCACACTCACTGTATAAGAGTAGTCTGACGAGATCGCATTGCCCTTGTAATTATTGTAAAAGCTAATTTTTGGCATATGCGTTGGGTTAAGACTTTCTTTCTCAATACCAACCGGCCCCAGTGTCACACCCGTCTTACCAGCCATCCCGAACCAAGCAGTACCATAGAGGTTAGGAATGCTTTCTGACACCTTAGCACTGTGCACCGGACGGCCGTTAAATGTTTTTAACTTAGACTGTACAACAGGGCCTGCATAGGCACAACTACCAACCAGTGATATATCACTACTTGCATGCGCCTGTGAAAAGAAAGACCAACTTGAGTCATTTTGCTTTTCACCTAATGCTGCTATGACATAATGCTTATCAAATGAACTAAGTGGAACTCCTCCCAGATCAAGGCTTGATTTTCTAGATACGCGAGAATTCTTAACCTGCGGGATCATTTCCACTTTAGCTTCTTTTTCAGAATATTTGTCTTTTTTAACTTGGGGCAAGGTATTGGTTACATTCTCAATACGCTTTTTCTTAGCCGCAGCTACCTGAACAACATTTTTAATTGGGGCGCTATGAAGCTTCTGTTTTCCTCTACCTTTATCTTGTTTAGCCATTACGTCAATCAGCTCAAAGCGACGGTTTTTCGCTTTGCCTACTTCAGTATTATTTCTTGCGATAGGTTGAGATTCACCAACACCCTCATAATAAATAGCATTACGATCAGCTCCTGCCTCCACGAGTAGTTGAGCAATGTATTTTGCGCGGCGCTCAGAAAGTGTTTGGTTATATTTAGATGAGCCTGAACTATCTGTATGACCAACG
The sequence above is a segment of the Colwellia sp. 20A7 genome. Coding sequences within it:
- a CDS encoding DUF2971 domain-containing protein; the encoded protein is MKTYKYLGKVASKCFLKEQTIRISQPKAFNDPFELQLEFHVTDIKFKQGEVSCKFVPHGHESLFEKYILTKSSNETQLAKLNNDKIFSQINESIGFLCLTQADTLIPSNLLMWSHYAESHQGIVIEFEPQSEYILKSRPVHYYPRRPIIDSKLLSENEYVAIDDLYFKSDVWAYENEIRIAKSLSECKNLGAKDAMNNDIYVSDIPLGSIKSKALPPHSGI
- a CDS encoding endonuclease/exonuclease/phosphatase family protein, translated to MKKICLILCIATVLFPTAIKANESIKIATFNIQIFGETKAAKPNVMNELASIIRKYDIVAVQEIKNSKGNVPPFFKETINSDGSRYDYVISERGGKQPDDKRSQEQYAYFYNTDKISLVQDMGLYDDSGTDDFQREPYVARFQTVMGDFSFVLITVHTKPDEAVNEIKALHHVFVWAKSITPQEDDYIALGDFNAGCDYANSTDFTNTAIVNYYKWIVPENADTNFSDNTACAYDRIIMTRGTDIEYLNKWGIDSVSSKKVSDHFPVWAEFSAKDQ
- a CDS encoding OmpA family protein, whose product is MNKKYINRSVAVALATPLILTGCSSTGSLSNTTLGCLGGATIGSVAVLIDSGDPRKAILGGLIGGAIGCAVGNYLDQREEELAKLAEKNAFKPEFERITSTAEAGASFSKDAYENVIASQISLNSEQPLFASNQASLDDAAKLKNLRGFLKGYVETMAKGSKIYVVGHTDSSGSSKYNQTLSERRAKYIAQLLVEAGADRNAIYYEGVGESQPIARNNTEVGKAKNRRFELIDVMAKQDKGRGKQKLHSAPIKNVVQVAAAKKKRIENVTNTLPQVKKDKYSEKEAKVEMIPQVKNSRVSRKSSLDLGGVPLSSFDKHYVIAALGEKQNDSSWSFFSQAHASSDISLVGSCAYAGPVVQSKLKTFNGRPVHSAKVSESIPNLYGTAWFGMAGKTGVTLGPVGIEKESLNPTHMPKISFYNNYKGNAISSDYSYTVSVETYKGDGTVLLRMYGKNDNDLMKCSDVVFSTNGEQLTKASAIIYQEQNELMAKAFNMTLVKG
- a CDS encoding tyrosine-type recombinase/integrase, encoding MYDSKSTSRNTSWNKGKLVGQKLPLKLEEIWSIRIRLELANNLRELTMFNLALDCKLRACDFIKLKVLDIAHGANVQSRAMLIQQKTGSSVQFELTPKTRDSLKAWIAQKSLRPGDYLFGSRVKKGFHLTTRQYARIVKNWISSIGLDVTLYGTHTMRRTKASLIYKKTKNLRAVQILLGHTKLESTVRYLGVEVDDALELSEATDI